One Elusimicrobiota bacterium genomic window carries:
- a CDS encoding PilZ domain-containing protein, with the protein MVAKEKRRAPRARHNSVLEILDQGGHSIAEIGRLVNFSAVGACFSSTRVFGKGEKLYARLRLLKEGVLMVTARVVWVQKKTNAILYGIEFLTTQNVRV; encoded by the coding sequence ATGGTTGCAAAAGAAAAAAGACGAGCCCCACGCGCGAGACACAACTCTGTCCTCGAGATTCTGGATCAGGGAGGGCATTCGATTGCCGAGATCGGACGCCTTGTCAATTTTTCGGCTGTTGGAGCCTGTTTTTCGTCCACGCGCGTTTTTGGTAAAGGGGAAAAGCTTTATGCTCGTTTGCGATTGTTGAAGGAAGGGGTCCTGATGGTGACGGCCCGCGTCGTATGGGTTCAAAAAAAGACGAACGCCATCCTCTACGGAATTGAGTTTCTAA